The proteins below come from a single Rosa rugosa chromosome 2, drRosRugo1.1, whole genome shotgun sequence genomic window:
- the LOC133730902 gene encoding peptidyl-prolyl cis-trans isomerase CYP37, chloroplastic-like, with protein sequence MGFQSCRDSKTNVRSTLSNSYMSTNGYKKKLESLIAVILVVVQIPSPLPLVGWEFWPISPANAVLYSPDTKVPRTGELALRRAIPANTNMKAMQDSLEEILYLLRIPQRKPYGTMEGNHVKKALKIATDEKDSILASVPTDLREKGSTLYASLIDGKDGLQVLLGYIKDKDADKVSVALASSLDTIAEFELLQAPGLSFLLPEQYQRYPRSVLSQ encoded by the exons atGGGTTTTCAGTCATGCAGGGACTCGAAGACCAACGTACGTAGTACTCTTTCCAATTCCTACATGTCAACTAATGGATATAAAAAGAAACTTGAGAGTTTAATTGCTGTGATACTTGTGGTTGTCCAAATACCCTCGCCGCTTCCTTTGGTTGGTTGGGAGTTTTGGCCTATATCACCTGCGAATGCGGTTCTTTATTCTCCAGACACTAAGGTTCCCAGAACAGGAGAGTTAGCTTTAAGGAGGGCTATACCTGCAAACACAAACATGAAGGCCATGCAG GATTCTCTGGAGGAGATACTTTACTTGCTGAGAATCCCACAGAGAAAGCCTTATGGAACCATGGAGGGGAATCATGTGAAAAAAGCTCTAAAG ATAGCAACAGATGAAAAGGACTCAATTTTGGCAAGTGTACCCACAGACTTGAGGGAGAAGGGTTCCACCTTATATGCATCTCTTATCGATGGAAAG GATGGATTGCAAGTTCTTCTTGGATATATAAAGGATAAGGATGCAGATAAAGTATCTGTGGCGCTTGCATCTTCACTGGATACCATTGCTGAGTTTGAGTTATTACAG GCTCCAGGCCTGTCATTCTTGTTGCCTGAGCAATACCAGAGATACCCAAGGTCAGTCTTATCTCAGTAG